The proteins below come from a single Arthrobacter sp. B1I2 genomic window:
- a CDS encoding helix-turn-helix domain-containing protein produces the protein MDEYSFSAEEAAAILGMSAKTLRQRLRDERPAGARQIPPQHGGNWFLRRSYVEQLAAQRGRRIPNLSAFSPDQLTSTHLPAVEKPSPKPALARATADPSHGTWSQWIPFSEALKVAPRFPGVYMFRIAAEAHLGPVYIGMAGERKGNGLRGRLAIYASGKGAGSGLGEHAF, from the coding sequence GTGGACGAGTATTCATTCAGCGCTGAAGAAGCTGCCGCCATTCTTGGGATGAGCGCGAAGACGCTACGGCAGAGGCTGCGTGACGAACGCCCCGCGGGTGCTCGACAGATTCCTCCCCAACATGGAGGCAATTGGTTCCTCAGGCGAAGCTACGTCGAGCAACTCGCAGCACAACGCGGACGGCGTATTCCTAATCTCTCGGCATTTTCACCTGACCAACTGACTTCAACCCATCTGCCTGCAGTCGAAAAGCCTAGTCCCAAGCCTGCCTTAGCCCGTGCAACAGCCGACCCATCTCATGGCACCTGGTCCCAATGGATTCCGTTCAGCGAGGCCCTCAAAGTGGCTCCGCGCTTCCCGGGCGTCTACATGTTCCGGATTGCAGCAGAAGCTCATCTAGGCCCTGTCTATATAGGCATGGCGGGAGAACGGAAAGGCAACGGTCTCCGTGGCCGGCTGGCAATCTACGCAAGCGGCAAGGGAGCCGGATCCGGCTTGGGAGAACATGCATTTTGA
- a CDS encoding 4Fe-4S single cluster domain-containing protein, translated as MSTEVLRIARVLHGTTAEGPGLRSAIWFQGCSIRCTGCINPHLFSPNGGSDMTVSDIVLGAVAGGVEGLTLIGGEPFDQPSAGAQLAREAQEHGLGVIAFSGYEYETLRDRDQDTKRFLAGIDLLVDGPYQAWNQETDRALVGSTNQRFIHISDRYGSYQPEIAANRVDIRVLPDGSIDVAGFLDMDNLKNLLEATGTSRKARRAPLENSDDKLSRHQPFSP; from the coding sequence TTGAGCACAGAAGTACTGCGCATCGCACGAGTCCTTCACGGCACCACAGCCGAAGGCCCTGGACTGCGCAGCGCCATCTGGTTCCAGGGTTGCAGCATTCGCTGCACGGGGTGCATCAACCCGCACCTCTTCAGCCCTAACGGCGGAAGCGACATGACGGTCAGCGACATCGTCCTGGGTGCCGTAGCCGGCGGAGTCGAGGGTCTCACGCTCATCGGGGGTGAGCCCTTTGACCAGCCTTCCGCTGGGGCGCAGCTGGCCAGGGAGGCGCAGGAACACGGACTCGGTGTCATCGCTTTCTCCGGCTACGAGTACGAGACACTGCGGGACAGGGACCAAGACACTAAGAGGTTCCTTGCCGGGATTGATCTGCTCGTCGACGGCCCGTACCAGGCGTGGAACCAGGAAACAGACCGAGCCTTGGTGGGTTCCACCAACCAACGCTTTATCCACATTTCCGACCGTTACGGCTCCTATCAGCCTGAGATTGCTGCCAACCGTGTGGATATACGCGTTCTTCCTGACGGTTCTATCGACGTGGCCGGCTTCCTTGACATGGACAACCTCAAGAACCTGCTCGAAGCAACGGGAACGAGCAGAAAGGCTCGGAGGGCACCCCTTGAGAACAGCGACGACAAGTTGAGCAGGCACCAACCCTTTTCTCCATAG
- a CDS encoding N5-glutamine methyltransferase family protein: MTARWRSANGRPAPKRVEVVSDSLTADEAYRMASQGIAMLWHGDFQNARQILNALDRRVGAGKKVAGTPAEKFYRHRQSRSHRARILGLLLIPLDPGPVVPLRRAPDIREAAAEAYGDIGEPSVVSLHELVGAIGAHEWRRNGVYVDALQGRIHPHYGTFFPTRSEYVDLVAAAALPSDSLAFDVGTGTGVLAAVLARRGVQRVVATDNEPRAIACAAENFRNLGVQDRAEAVLTDMFPPGRAPLVVCNPPWIPAMPHSTLDSAVYDPGSRMLFRFLNELPDHLEPGGEGWLVLSDLAEHLGLRSREDLLTAIKAAGLKVVERLDTKPTHPKASDRDDPLFEARTAEVTSLWRLVPR, encoded by the coding sequence ATGACCGCCCGATGGCGTTCGGCGAATGGCAGGCCGGCGCCGAAGCGCGTCGAAGTGGTCTCCGACTCCCTCACCGCCGACGAGGCGTACCGGATGGCGTCACAGGGGATCGCGATGCTCTGGCACGGTGACTTCCAGAACGCGCGGCAGATCCTCAACGCCCTGGACCGGCGGGTAGGCGCCGGCAAGAAGGTCGCAGGTACTCCGGCCGAGAAGTTTTATCGGCATCGGCAGTCCCGCTCGCATCGCGCACGCATTCTCGGTTTACTGCTGATTCCCCTTGACCCGGGCCCGGTGGTGCCGCTGCGCCGCGCACCGGATATCCGGGAGGCGGCCGCTGAAGCGTACGGCGATATCGGCGAACCTTCCGTCGTGTCGCTGCATGAGCTTGTGGGGGCAATTGGTGCGCATGAGTGGCGACGGAATGGCGTCTACGTCGATGCCCTGCAGGGCCGCATCCACCCGCACTATGGCACGTTCTTCCCCACCCGGAGTGAGTATGTGGATCTCGTGGCCGCCGCTGCGCTGCCCTCTGACTCGCTGGCGTTCGACGTCGGTACCGGCACCGGGGTGCTCGCTGCGGTTCTCGCGCGCCGTGGCGTCCAACGCGTGGTGGCCACGGACAATGAGCCTCGTGCAATCGCCTGCGCCGCTGAGAATTTCCGGAACCTCGGTGTCCAGGACCGTGCTGAGGCCGTCCTGACCGACATGTTCCCGCCCGGACGGGCACCGCTCGTCGTGTGCAACCCGCCCTGGATTCCGGCCATGCCGCATTCCACCCTGGACAGCGCCGTCTACGACCCCGGAAGCAGGATGCTGTTCCGCTTCCTGAATGAACTCCCCGACCATCTGGAGCCGGGCGGTGAGGGCTGGCTTGTCCTCTCCGACCTGGCCGAGCACCTTGGCCTGCGGTCGCGTGAGGATCTGCTGACGGCCATCAAGGCGGCGGGGCTGAAGGTGGTGGAACGGCTGGACACCAAGCCAACGCATCCGAAGGCGTCGGACCGCGACGATCCTCTGTTCGAGGCGCGCACGGCCGAGGTCACGTCCCTGTGGCGGCTTGTTCCCCGATAG
- a CDS encoding DUF4234 domain-containing protein, producing MKYRSIAAPLLLPLITFGIYSLVWSVKTKNEMNRFGTAIPTAWLLIVPIANIVWLWKYSVGVEAFTRRGLGRHAAFWLMFLLGSIGSAIVQHEFNRKVAPAPLSLPASV from the coding sequence ATGAAATACCGCAGCATTGCAGCACCGCTACTTTTGCCTCTCATCACATTTGGCATCTATTCCTTGGTGTGGAGCGTAAAAACAAAGAACGAGATGAATAGGTTCGGCACTGCGATACCGACCGCCTGGCTGCTTATTGTGCCCATCGCCAACATCGTATGGCTCTGGAAGTACTCGGTCGGCGTCGAGGCTTTCACGCGCCGAGGCCTGGGACGTCACGCAGCTTTTTGGCTGATGTTTCTCTTGGGTTCCATCGGCTCAGCAATTGTGCAGCACGAGTTCAACCGAAAGGTTGCACCGGCGCCGCTGAGCTTGCCTGCTTCCGTCTAA
- a CDS encoding SDR family NAD(P)-dependent oxidoreductase, whose translation MNTSSHAADQASGNAHAGNARRVVVTGGSSGIGKAIAEAFQANGDRVAVLDRAGGDGTIRVDVADEASVRAAFAEARERLGGIDVLVNSAGLLTESPLEDMSLAMWNETLTVDLTGVFLCCREVVGEMRQRKWGRIINIASQLAIKGGVGLTHYSAAKAGVVGLSKALALETAADNVLVNCIAPGPIETPLVEGISESWKAAKRAELPLRRFGTPAEVAPAAVLLASDPGGNLFVGQTLGPNSGDVMP comes from the coding sequence ATGAACACATCGAGCCATGCTGCTGACCAGGCCTCCGGGAACGCCCACGCAGGAAACGCCCGCCGGGTGGTGGTGACCGGCGGTTCCAGCGGGATCGGCAAAGCCATCGCCGAGGCCTTCCAAGCCAACGGGGACCGGGTGGCCGTGCTGGACCGGGCCGGAGGGGACGGCACCATCCGCGTGGACGTTGCGGATGAAGCCAGCGTGCGGGCTGCCTTCGCCGAGGCCCGGGAGAGGCTGGGCGGCATCGATGTCCTGGTCAACAGCGCGGGCCTGCTGACGGAGTCTCCGCTGGAGGACATGTCCCTGGCCATGTGGAATGAGACCCTCACGGTGGACCTGACCGGTGTGTTCCTGTGCTGTCGGGAGGTGGTGGGGGAGATGCGGCAGCGGAAGTGGGGCCGCATCATCAACATCGCCTCTCAGCTGGCCATCAAGGGCGGCGTGGGGCTGACCCACTACAGTGCGGCCAAGGCCGGCGTGGTTGGCCTCTCCAAGGCCCTCGCCCTGGAAACGGCGGCGGACAATGTCCTGGTCAACTGCATCGCCCCGGGACCGATTGAAACGCCGCTGGTGGAGGGCATCTCGGAAAGCTGGAAGGCCGCGAAACGCGCCGAGCTTCCGCTCCGGCGCTTTGGGACGCCGGCCGAAGTGGCACCAGCCGCCGTGCTGCTGGCCAGCGACCCGGGCGGAAACCTGTTTGTGGGACAGACGCTGGGGCCCAACTCCGGCGACGTCATGCCGTAA
- a CDS encoding ComEA family DNA-binding protein: MTPEEKLCSRTWRLRNSAGVLWSILSFGLLTGVGFLIRGVKAKNKLWIRMGIGFLVLGVGLMVATGTYDAGTKEAPIRSTASTIWGWIWFLTFIGGIVATFITNRKWLVWKAHAGDTKWYAQTGSYTPSLTTNPAAGYDHNAAAAAFRSVVPPPSAPPVQPAPPAQTFVPSTSSSTIDVNSASAQDLVAALGIDHTTAGRIVEARHSQGVFTSFEQLMSKAQVQPHVLIPHRQKLVFGDTGGAATPPPVQPPPTRRSANQAARRLDL; this comes from the coding sequence ATGACGCCCGAAGAAAAGCTCTGTTCACGAACATGGAGACTGCGGAACAGTGCCGGAGTCCTGTGGAGTATCCTCTCCTTCGGATTGCTTACGGGCGTCGGATTCCTCATCCGCGGGGTGAAAGCCAAGAACAAGCTGTGGATCCGGATGGGCATAGGCTTCCTCGTCCTGGGAGTAGGCCTCATGGTGGCGACCGGAACGTATGACGCCGGCACGAAGGAAGCACCCATCCGCTCCACGGCGAGCACCATATGGGGTTGGATATGGTTCCTCACGTTCATCGGTGGAATCGTGGCAACCTTCATTACCAACCGGAAATGGCTGGTGTGGAAAGCACATGCCGGCGACACCAAGTGGTACGCCCAGACCGGCAGCTACACGCCCTCGCTTACTACCAACCCTGCTGCGGGTTACGACCACAACGCCGCGGCGGCCGCCTTTAGGTCAGTAGTTCCTCCACCTTCGGCGCCACCTGTCCAGCCCGCCCCACCGGCCCAAACCTTTGTTCCAAGTACCTCAAGTTCAACGATTGATGTGAACTCAGCATCAGCCCAGGACTTGGTTGCCGCCCTCGGCATCGATCACACTACGGCCGGACGAATTGTGGAGGCACGTCACAGCCAAGGAGTGTTCACCTCCTTTGAGCAGCTCATGTCCAAGGCTCAGGTACAACCGCACGTTCTGATTCCTCATAGGCAGAAGCTCGTCTTCGGAGACACGGGCGGCGCGGCTACACCTCCCCCTGTTCAGCCGCCGCCGACAAGGCGCAGCGCAAATCAAGCAGCCCGTAGACTCGACCTTTGA
- a CDS encoding AAA family ATPase codes for MNSKTPLKFGATLVELIRARHPILLVETHEGDRVVAAAEAVAVSPDIRRQRRVVTYTVSRGLHAPGQMTGKPTAPDAALAEAIKAQEPTIFVFFDLHHFLGSQGRPAEPTMVRAVQDAATAFRTGEVPHTLIIVSPGMTLPPDLEKEVTVVDLPLPTAGEIEGVLDEIVSANAASIVVDLSTDDRQRLIQAAQGLTLGEAENAFARAIATDRRLDASDIALVLDEKRQTIRKSGLLEFITPEGSMNDVGGLENLKKWLQKRNGSWLPEAQRWSIPAPKGVLITGIPGCGKSLTATCMATLWGLPLLRLDVGRVFSGLVGSSEQNMRGALRLAEAVSPSILWIDEIEKGFGSSGGGDSGTSQRVFGTFLTWMQEKKNPVFVIATANKIDTLPPEFLRKGRFDEIFFVDLPTREERVHIWRIQLERRLTAGSAASGDFEINNDSLGFLAEHTEGFSGAEIAEAVVSACFEAYSERRRLNEKDLRRAITNTVPLSVTQAEQIKGVRDWASQRAVAATSTSSRGDYSTSGSAAPADVNSWRGGRQIDFGD; via the coding sequence GTGAATTCAAAGACGCCGCTGAAGTTCGGGGCCACGCTGGTGGAGTTGATCCGGGCCAGGCACCCGATCCTTCTCGTCGAGACCCATGAAGGTGACAGGGTGGTCGCTGCAGCGGAAGCCGTCGCGGTCAGCCCAGACATACGTCGCCAGCGGCGTGTCGTCACATACACCGTTTCACGAGGATTGCATGCCCCCGGTCAAATGACGGGAAAGCCCACCGCTCCCGACGCTGCCCTGGCAGAAGCGATAAAGGCTCAAGAGCCGACCATCTTCGTCTTCTTCGATCTGCACCACTTCCTAGGGTCGCAGGGCCGCCCAGCCGAGCCCACCATGGTACGTGCAGTGCAGGACGCAGCGACTGCGTTTCGCACGGGAGAGGTCCCGCACACCCTTATCATCGTTTCTCCCGGCATGACGCTTCCGCCCGACTTGGAAAAGGAAGTAACTGTTGTCGACCTTCCTTTGCCTACGGCAGGGGAAATTGAGGGTGTCCTGGATGAGATAGTCAGCGCGAATGCGGCATCGATCGTCGTCGATCTGAGCACCGACGATCGTCAGAGGCTTATTCAAGCAGCGCAAGGCCTCACACTTGGCGAGGCAGAGAACGCCTTCGCCCGTGCCATCGCCACGGACCGTCGGTTGGACGCGTCGGACATCGCGCTGGTCCTTGATGAAAAGCGGCAAACAATCAGGAAGTCAGGACTGCTGGAGTTCATCACGCCAGAGGGTTCGATGAACGACGTCGGAGGCCTGGAAAACCTGAAGAAATGGCTGCAAAAGAGGAACGGCTCCTGGCTGCCTGAAGCGCAGCGCTGGTCCATCCCGGCGCCGAAAGGTGTCCTCATCACCGGCATCCCCGGCTGCGGCAAGAGCCTTACCGCAACATGCATGGCTACCCTCTGGGGCCTGCCCTTACTCCGCCTTGACGTCGGCCGGGTCTTCTCCGGCCTCGTAGGATCCAGCGAGCAAAATATGCGAGGAGCGCTAAGGCTGGCTGAGGCCGTCTCGCCCTCCATTTTGTGGATAGATGAAATTGAAAAGGGCTTTGGTTCAAGCGGCGGTGGAGACTCGGGCACCAGCCAGCGCGTCTTCGGTACATTTCTGACCTGGATGCAGGAGAAAAAGAACCCGGTCTTCGTCATCGCCACCGCGAATAAGATCGATACCCTTCCGCCGGAGTTCCTTCGCAAAGGCCGCTTCGACGAGATCTTCTTCGTGGACCTGCCAACTAGAGAGGAACGGGTCCACATTTGGCGCATCCAGCTCGAAAGGAGACTCACCGCGGGATCTGCGGCCAGTGGCGATTTCGAGATCAACAACGACTCCCTGGGTTTCCTTGCGGAACATACGGAAGGTTTCTCAGGCGCAGAAATTGCCGAAGCGGTCGTGAGTGCATGCTTCGAGGCTTATTCGGAGCGCCGGCGGCTAAACGAAAAAGACCTCCGCCGGGCGATCACCAACACGGTTCCCTTGTCGGTCACCCAAGCCGAGCAGATCAAGGGAGTCCGAGATTGGGCTTCACAGCGTGCCGTGGCAGCAACGTCGACAAGTTCCAGGGGTGATTACTCGACCAGCGGGTCAGCAGCGCCGGCAGACGTGAACTCTTGGCGTGGTGGTCGGCAGATCGACTTTGGGGACTAG
- a CDS encoding flavin-containing monooxygenase has protein sequence MVIDCVVVGAGPAGLAASSSLSGLGIEHVVLERARSGETWRTQRWDSLHINNPAFMNTMLGAQDPDTYLTRQEVVQRLEELASRAPVLTGVDVVGLARLDDRWLLRTSGGQLQARTIVVASGGENVPRVPALAGRLPDRIMQRYAATYRKPSDLPEGAVLVVGSAQSGTQISEDLLAAGRRVWLATCPVGRASAKYRGRDTLRWLDEAGFFEHRPEDLPDPRLVQAVPALRAPLGHDISLQLLSNAGATLTGRLVAGQGETLAFDDSTAANIAYGNHAAADIRGMIDAHIQAHGLSAPAAEPDPGELPIEIDPPRQLHLRNAGIGSVIWCTGYTGAFHWLGEGLTDAAGAPLRQGAASPAPGIWFIGLRWLIHRTSGNFIGFPRDAEVIANCVRSFLRARVS, from the coding sequence ATGGTCATTGATTGTGTGGTGGTTGGAGCTGGCCCCGCCGGGCTCGCCGCTAGCTCCTCGCTATCGGGACTCGGCATCGAGCATGTCGTTCTGGAGCGGGCTCGGTCAGGTGAAACGTGGCGGACCCAGCGCTGGGATTCGCTGCATATCAACAACCCAGCGTTCATGAACACGATGCTAGGTGCCCAGGACCCGGACACGTACCTGACCCGACAGGAAGTGGTTCAGCGTCTGGAAGAGCTGGCTTCGAGAGCGCCGGTGCTTACGGGCGTCGACGTCGTCGGGCTGGCCCGGCTTGACGATCGGTGGCTCCTCCGGACAAGTGGAGGCCAACTTCAAGCCCGCACCATCGTGGTTGCAAGCGGCGGTGAGAACGTACCTCGTGTGCCTGCCCTGGCAGGCCGGCTGCCGGATCGAATCATGCAACGTTATGCCGCAACATATAGAAAGCCCAGCGATCTGCCCGAAGGGGCGGTGCTGGTTGTCGGCAGCGCACAGTCCGGGACGCAGATCAGTGAAGACTTACTGGCGGCAGGCAGACGTGTCTGGCTGGCAACCTGCCCGGTCGGTCGCGCATCGGCAAAGTATCGCGGAAGAGACACTCTGCGGTGGTTGGACGAGGCAGGCTTCTTTGAACACCGTCCCGAGGACCTGCCAGACCCCCGATTGGTCCAAGCCGTACCGGCTTTGCGGGCGCCCCTCGGGCACGACATAAGTCTGCAGCTGCTGTCCAACGCCGGAGCAACACTCACCGGCCGACTCGTAGCAGGTCAAGGTGAGACCCTCGCTTTCGACGACAGCACAGCAGCCAACATTGCCTACGGAAACCATGCCGCGGCGGATATTCGAGGCATGATTGACGCACATATTCAGGCTCACGGGCTTAGCGCACCAGCGGCCGAACCGGACCCAGGGGAACTGCCGATTGAGATCGATCCGCCCCGACAACTTCACCTTCGGAACGCGGGGATAGGCAGTGTCATTTGGTGCACCGGCTACACGGGCGCATTCCACTGGCTTGGGGAGGGTCTCACAGATGCCGCGGGGGCGCCGTTGCGTCAAGGAGCAGCTTCGCCTGCTCCGGGTATCTGGTTTATCGGTTTACGGTGGCTGATACACCGGACTTCCGGGAACTTCATAGGTTTTCCCAGAGACGCCGAAGTCATCGCCAACTGCGTACGAAGCTTTCTGAGGGCCAGGGTTTCCTGA
- a CDS encoding GIY-YIG nuclease family protein, whose protein sequence is MGANLLPYTREQGHNNKLGRTPPKIWLNFLATSGRRARFITAFENHGEVHGERTDIWRFFDLRPSPVFSAMADRLVIEWTADTVNWAKAGETASLMPVVEIADPQTEPFPGFDLLLISYGELQAVVADDRYSQWRTALSSVQGIYLISDTKTGKLYVGKADGAERFLGRWSGYAKNGHGGNVALRELAGADADHARHFRFSILRVFAPSATTAQVDAAEAHFKRALLSRQTGNNRN, encoded by the coding sequence ATGGGTGCGAACCTTTTGCCCTATACACGGGAACAGGGGCACAACAACAAGCTCGGAAGAACACCTCCCAAGATCTGGCTAAATTTTCTGGCCACCTCCGGCAGGCGGGCACGGTTCATCACCGCCTTTGAGAACCACGGGGAGGTTCACGGCGAACGAACGGACATTTGGCGCTTCTTTGACCTGCGGCCCTCTCCTGTTTTCTCCGCTATGGCAGACCGCCTCGTTATTGAGTGGACGGCGGACACAGTGAACTGGGCGAAGGCAGGCGAGACCGCAAGTCTTATGCCCGTGGTCGAGATAGCCGACCCGCAAACCGAGCCGTTTCCCGGCTTCGACTTGCTTCTCATCAGCTACGGGGAACTCCAAGCGGTGGTCGCCGATGACCGATACAGTCAGTGGCGGACAGCTCTCAGTTCCGTTCAGGGGATCTACCTCATCTCCGACACGAAGACAGGCAAACTTTACGTCGGCAAGGCCGATGGGGCCGAACGCTTCCTGGGCCGCTGGAGTGGTTACGCCAAGAATGGCCACGGCGGAAACGTCGCCCTCCGCGAACTTGCCGGAGCCGATGCCGACCACGCACGACACTTCCGGTTCAGCATCCTGCGGGTCTTCGCCCCCAGCGCCACCACTGCTCAAGTGGATGCGGCCGAAGCCCACTTCAAGAGGGCACTGCTCTCACGCCAAACCGGCAATAACCGGAACTAA
- a CDS encoding Crp/Fnr family transcriptional regulator: MDADVLKAISVSSLHQVAPNSLRKLLAGAQRKDIPARTVTHREGDTNPHLELVVSGVVRVFVRDPDGRTMTIRYCRSGSLLGAASLFASKFSLPASLQTLTATKLLSLSPENVRQIVNEDSKVAVALLEELSQRVLTFIYEIPDSAFASVRQRMARHLLDLASELASEHVRAGPKLDTELVVTASQSELAEAVGTAREVVVRILRELRHEGIVHTGRTGIVILDPARLVQETRWNIGS, translated from the coding sequence GTGGATGCTGACGTCTTAAAGGCCATTAGCGTTTCCAGCCTTCACCAGGTCGCGCCCAATAGTCTGCGCAAGTTGCTCGCAGGGGCCCAGCGCAAAGATATCCCGGCCCGAACGGTCACGCACCGCGAGGGTGATACGAATCCGCACCTGGAGCTGGTCGTGTCTGGTGTGGTCAGAGTCTTTGTCAGAGATCCGGACGGGCGCACCATGACCATCCGCTACTGTCGGTCAGGGTCCCTTCTCGGCGCAGCATCGCTGTTTGCCTCGAAATTCTCCCTACCGGCTTCCCTCCAGACGCTGACAGCGACGAAGCTGTTGAGCCTGTCGCCGGAAAACGTACGCCAAATCGTAAATGAGGATTCGAAAGTCGCCGTTGCCCTGCTCGAGGAACTCAGCCAACGGGTCCTGACTTTCATCTACGAGATTCCCGACAGCGCCTTCGCCAGCGTCCGGCAGCGGATGGCCCGGCATTTGCTCGATTTGGCCTCCGAGCTGGCGTCAGAACACGTCCGCGCTGGCCCGAAGCTTGATACCGAGCTGGTCGTTACGGCATCGCAGAGTGAACTCGCGGAGGCTGTGGGGACGGCCCGAGAAGTTGTGGTGAGGATTCTGCGGGAGCTACGGCACGAAGGCATTGTTCACACCGGCCGGACCGGCATCGTCATTCTGGACCCCGCGCGGCTGGTCCAGGAGACGCGGTGGAACATAGGTTCCTGA
- a CDS encoding NADH:flavin oxidoreductase — protein MTDYTPLWSPIRIGSTELENRVALAPMTRISATEDGQATERMASYYRTFARGGFGLLITEGIYPDTAHSQGYHYQPGIATEEQARSWANVVDGVHAAGSKIFAQLMHAGAQSQGNRFVASSVGPSAVAPKGEQLGFYRGEGPYPVPSEITAAQMKEVRDGFVTAALHAQQAGFDGVEIHGANGYLLDQFLTEYLNQRDDHYGGSPENRVRFAAEICRDIREAVGPGTTVGIRISQSKVSDTDHKWSGGVEEAKVIFGTLGATGIDFVHTTEYRATEPAFADAQESLAALAKKYSGVPVIANGKLDDPDTAVSMLAEGSADVVALGKAALANRNWPHLVRNNLEFEELDPSVFAPLADVKDWELEEG, from the coding sequence ATGACTGATTACACCCCGCTCTGGTCACCCATCCGGATCGGCTCCACGGAACTGGAGAACCGGGTTGCACTGGCTCCCATGACAAGGATCAGCGCAACCGAGGACGGGCAGGCCACGGAAAGAATGGCTTCCTACTACCGGACGTTCGCGCGCGGGGGCTTCGGGCTGCTGATCACGGAAGGCATCTATCCGGACACCGCCCACAGCCAGGGCTACCACTACCAGCCGGGCATCGCGACCGAGGAGCAGGCCCGGTCCTGGGCGAACGTTGTCGACGGCGTCCACGCGGCGGGCTCGAAGATCTTTGCCCAGCTGATGCATGCGGGGGCGCAGAGCCAGGGGAACCGGTTTGTGGCCTCCTCGGTGGGACCATCGGCGGTGGCACCCAAGGGGGAGCAGCTGGGGTTCTACCGCGGCGAAGGCCCGTATCCCGTTCCATCCGAGATCACCGCAGCCCAGATGAAGGAGGTGCGGGATGGCTTCGTGACAGCCGCGCTGCACGCACAGCAGGCCGGCTTCGACGGCGTTGAGATCCATGGTGCCAACGGGTACCTGCTGGACCAGTTCCTCACGGAGTACCTGAACCAGCGAGACGACCACTACGGTGGTTCGCCGGAAAACAGGGTGCGGTTCGCCGCTGAGATCTGCCGCGACATCCGCGAGGCCGTCGGCCCGGGCACGACGGTGGGGATCCGCATCTCCCAGTCCAAGGTCAGCGACACTGACCACAAATGGAGCGGCGGAGTGGAAGAAGCGAAGGTCATTTTCGGCACGCTGGGCGCTACGGGAATCGATTTTGTCCACACCACCGAGTACCGCGCCACCGAGCCCGCGTTCGCCGATGCGCAGGAATCCCTCGCTGCGCTGGCCAAGAAGTACTCGGGCGTGCCCGTGATCGCCAACGGCAAGCTCGATGATCCGGATACCGCCGTGTCCATGCTGGCGGAGGGCTCAGCGGACGTGGTTGCGCTGGGCAAAGCCGCCCTGGCCAACCGGAACTGGCCGCACCTCGTCCGGAACAACCTGGAATTCGAGGAACTCGACCCTTCCGTCTTCGCTCCCCTGGCGGACGTCAAGGACTGGGAACTGGAGGAAGGGTAG
- a CDS encoding SDR family oxidoreductase yields the protein MRIAVAGGTGTVGRHVVVIARERGHRVVSLSRTEGVDLVTGRGLDQALQNVETVIDVAGIQAISTKKAVDFFTNATQNLLAAEKKAGVTQHVVLSIVGIDKANSGLYAGKLVQEDEVKHGGIPWTLIRSTQFHEFVPMSIKAASLGPLVFVPTMFTQPVAAKEVAAALVNAAEAGPKGRIPDLGGPRKEQLKGLVAAYLAKTQQKKRIVPLRVPGPMGKAMRKGELIPAPGSAVGRQTFLEWLDAIDAV from the coding sequence ATGAGGATTGCCGTCGCAGGGGGAACCGGTACAGTAGGCCGCCACGTTGTAGTCATCGCCAGGGAGCGCGGGCACCGCGTGGTCAGCCTCAGCCGCACCGAAGGGGTGGACCTGGTTACCGGGCGCGGCCTCGACCAGGCACTCCAGAATGTCGAAACAGTCATCGACGTCGCCGGCATCCAGGCCATCTCCACCAAGAAAGCCGTGGATTTCTTCACCAACGCCACCCAGAACCTGCTGGCGGCTGAGAAAAAGGCCGGCGTAACGCAGCATGTGGTGCTGTCCATTGTGGGTATCGATAAAGCCAATTCAGGACTGTACGCCGGGAAGCTGGTGCAGGAGGACGAAGTCAAGCACGGAGGCATTCCCTGGACCCTCATCCGGTCTACCCAGTTCCATGAGTTCGTGCCGATGTCCATCAAGGCCGCCTCATTGGGCCCCCTGGTCTTCGTGCCCACGATGTTCACTCAGCCGGTGGCGGCAAAGGAGGTGGCCGCGGCCCTGGTGAACGCGGCCGAGGCCGGGCCGAAGGGACGCATCCCGGACCTTGGCGGCCCGCGGAAAGAACAGCTGAAAGGCCTGGTCGCGGCCTATCTGGCCAAGACGCAGCAGAAAAAACGGATCGTGCCACTGCGGGTTCCCGGCCCCATGGGCAAGGCAATGCGCAAAGGCGAGCTGATCCCGGCGCCGGGTTCCGCCGTCGGACGCCAGACGTTCCTGGAGTGGCTCGATGCCATCGATGCCGTGTAA